CGTCCTCCGCCGTAGTACCGTCGGACACCGACGTCTCCCGAGCATCTCCGTCCACCCCCGGCTTCGCCATGACGTGCGCCATGAAAGCCTGATGACGCAGCATCGTCATGCGCCCTCGCCCACTCACCTCAGCCCCTATAGCGCCATCACCAGCATCGCCGTGCCCGTGCCACTCGGCCACCTTCGCCCGCTATAAAACGAGGAGTCCCCCGCTCCAATTCATGACAGCACCCCCTTCCCCTCCTCTCACTTGCTCTCCTCAAACCTCTCCCCCTTCACATTAGCTAATACGCCCCAATTTCACCACCGGAGGCCGCCGGAGCCGCTGAAGACCGAGCCGTCTAGTTCGTCCACctcaggagccgccgcgaccctcCCTCGACTCGCCGTTGTCGCCTCGGTCGATTGCCCGCCTCGCTGACCCCACCGGACTGCGGTAAGACCTCTCCCTGGACCCCcatggccgccggtagggttcggACCTCGCCAGagctcgtcgccgacgaggaCGAACCACAGCCGTCTAATCTTCTTTAATCCCACGGCCCCCATTCACGCGTACCACTTCGGCGTTATAACGcactgacatgcgggtcccactgtCAGGCCACGCACGCCCACGTGACAGCCtctctgggccggcccatttccccTCTTCGTGGCCCATttcgtttcccgcctaagcccacttATTTGAAATCTGTCTTTTCAGTTTAAAATCAAATTGCTTACAGATGCtccattcaaatttgaataaaacaAAATCTAGCAATCCAAATGAGTTGATTCTAATTTTGTATGAAAGCTTATGAAAGTATCCAACAAACCCCACTAGTCTCCAACCCTAATTCATCATAGATCTTCTGCAACAAAAATGACAAGGCAtgaacttttcaaatttcaaacaattattaaaaatcagccAGAAAtggttttgagttgattccaactctcataaatcacatttcatattgtctaattgattatgtaaaaatatgacatggttgcttcatatgatcatgggctagattcaaatagtggccatgtggccatttctagctcatttaagttATTTCAAAGATAGTATTTAAAtcctatgagatgtagcatctcatttaaatcacttttctaagtaattcaatgtgaggtgatgacattagtcttcatgaccccatatgttattacttaagaatattaaatcatttttcaagagtagtatttaaattgcatgagatatagtatctcatttaaatcattttcccaaatagtaaatatgaagtgttaaatattgtgcattacctaactatattccactaaaaccctactaagtattagatacttatgaaccataatatccaggagccaactatgccctattttagtgaatccaatagtaaaacctagaccacctcaatcctaattgatatacttcttattacttaagaagtatgttcttcaaaagttattcttttaaagaaaataaagaatagtcATAAACCttacctaataggacctataaaccctagctagatatccccagcaagatgaacccaccttgatagcaaccatgtataaataattgcttaggatacctaggcttaactcaaccttacaagccctaggtgttgatgaatccaacattgttgtgatccatctaatacttactccagaaactaattggaaccatagaaaaccatagaaccccacaaacccaattgtcatacttgttctttattaaagaacatgttcttcaaaagttattcttttgaagaatataacaagtaaccattaaccatgccatatagtactaagacCAACTACTGTGCATTACATGTTAGGAATATAACAAATCTTATCGTTGTGTGCTAGTAAtattattgttatgatatattgcattaCTTGTTTATGATATCAAGTAcccaaaccttaataagaaccttgtttgtgaatcactctaaaagtgcaacacaccctaaatcaatcataacaactcactaatcctaaatcatcgtggttaggacacgcttagagcgattccatctcatacttatgcattattgcatacttgccaatcttttaaacatcgtccttaccggacgatgatgctatttcagaatttggagttattgcgtatcgaagaccttgcctgcataatcttgcagtcaagaaagacaAGTTCATagattgctcatgtcatttgagtatttttaccaaattacttgcaaagtactatacttatcactcttgcatgaaaagcaaaagtactattttcataactatgaatatgactatgtggtgggcaatggaaccatggtatgtgttgatatggtggaggttccattgcaatgggtttatatccatctaggattaaacaacaaatgtcatccagtgattcttgtgccgtaaaactcgtgttaaccataagatctagagtgggacggagtagtcaattgtacttccacctctcgttcatcaacggatgcgcttaccgtagctgtTGTGTCTTGTGAGAACaaccggtgggtggggatcccattctaattccccacggtaatgcggtctatgatgagtTGCAACGACCGGTGAAGGTATCGGGCCAGGATGGCTGATAGTAgttgaggtcggatggtatcctatggATACGCTAGCCGGTGagaacccaaggtcggaattgcaacaaaaggtgggtgtgcgaggtagctgaGGAGTATGATTGACTAAGactttataccgggcctcacaccaaaggaagtgtggacgggaaactcgagcccggttggcaccaaggtgaagttctcttatgggtaaagcaacacacctctgcgagtgtaatgaatcgtgacctgtcactcctcgttccgggatatggaactgcgaacgctgcgggaaaggaactccatgaagttctagtaaaccggtgaaggctgacagacatagctcttctgaataaaagcaaccttttgaagaaatgattatgaatacctgcattggtattagactttttggtctaatgttgtagctagtgcattaaacacttctttcctataatgaacttgttgagtacgctcgtactcatcccactcttaaatcccctgcttagatatggaggcatcgaaggaggatctacattgCAActagaaggccgaggagtcaacaactacttcaaaggACATGCccatgtcagaagagtcaaataccacatccaacaaggagaaaacctagattagcaatagaaggggactagctccctaaacctagctcctatttagctagaatctggtcatagcctctatagctagtcaaatactctataattagagttcgtgataagattagaccacgagtcgttcttctggagtttagttgcagttttacctcattgtaaagtaggaggctgtgtggatctattgtaaagagtcagtgttgtaattctatagacataccttggacccgcatatgtttctgttgtaccgagcgatgtaatactagtggaacggtgtttcattggtgttatgtccgatttgcatactacaccatgcagtggtatgccgggtcaccacatatgTTCATCGATAGATAGTTATAGTTTTTGAAATCGTAAGGGGAGTCAGTCTTGTGTAGTTGATAAAAAAGAGATACAATAGGCTGAAACTCAATCACTGATAGAATTTGGAACTAAACATGCTCGCCAAATAAATTTCGTAATTCAATAACTACTAATCGTGTAAGATCGGTCTTGGCTTTTGACTAAAAATCGGATTATCCCGTTCAAAATATTCTgattatcctaattaaatttcGGATAATCCATATCCGCATGCTTTTTGCTATACCGTATCCTACACAGTATCCGGAGCAACACTTCGGAATCGAATATCCGTTCTTTAAAACTGGATATGAACACCTTAGAACGGATTCGGAGCTGATTTCAACGCGGAAATTATCCAGCCCTTATCATAACATATTTCGGGCTTGATCGATGACACACAGATTGATCTGCACAGAGCCTGACGAAACCAGAAACAACGCAGGTGTCCGCGACACCCCGACCTTGACAATCGTAGCCCCTCGCATGGACCAGCcgcactgatcacatgtcgcgtcTAGTGCAGCGCCGCAGCCTAGGCCAGAGCTCCACCACCACATCCATGGCTGCCACAGAACCAGCCCTCCCCTCCACAATTTGCTGGTATCCGTTCTTCATCCCCACCTTTTCCATGGCGCGCTAGCAGGAGTGCAAGCAGCGGTAGAGCAGAATTTCTACACCGCCTGGTGGAGTCCATGATTGGGGTGCCGAAACCATGATGACCTCGTGTTCATCATGGTAGATCTTGTCTCCTCATTTTCTATTTCCTCGACAGACAAGGCATCCCAAAAGTTGAGCATTCCTAGCATCTAAAGTCCAAGTCAGCGGGGTTGGATCGGAAAGAGTCCATGGGTACCGCGACGTATTCCTCCTATTCACTGCGGTCCTCGTCCCCTGGATGCGTCGTCCTTGCGCTCCATCTAACCTATCCTCGGTGCCGACGCTTCGGCGGCGATCGACCATGGCAGGCTCGGTTGAGCGTTTAACATATGGTGCGGTACGTCGATCTGGACTCGTTTCCTGACCTAGGCCCGAGACCAGACCTTATACAAAGGTGACTTACGAAAACGAAAGAAGCACTCACGTGAGGACGGATGAAGGAAACACCAACAACGGACAAACGTAACTCACTGACGAAATCACTAAAATGTTTCTCTCTTTATTATTAAAgaaagatatagatatagatagtatagatatagatatagatataaatATAGATTGGTTGGACTATTTGAGATTTTGGATTGTGGCCTTGTAAACAAAGGTGGAGGGATAAGTATTGTTTCGGTACATATAACATTTGGTAACTTGATTAAAGCTTAAAAGTGAGAGAGCATTTTCGTCATGCCTGCTCCCGCGAGCGGCAGGGCGAAACCCTAGGTGAGAGCTTGCTAGATGGCGGGCGTGCCAGAAGCTTGGGTGCTGGACAATGCCCACTCCCGTGAAGGCGGCGTGGCACCGGCGAGCATTCTGTGGTGGTGCGTCAATCGTCGTTCGATGGTTGGTCAAATTTGTAGTAGGTGGAGATACTTTgccgaggggaaacccttgccTGCTTGGGCCATGACGGCGCCGCATGTGGACACCGTGCCCTTGATGAAGGCATCGTTGGGGCTTCTCTTTGTCCTGTTACGGGCTCCTGgtaaaaaccctagatcctcggaTCGGGTGGTGTCGGTgctcttcttgaaggcatcgtcttgGAGCTCACAACATGCGGCTCTCCATTGGTTGTGTGGCAGAGGTGCAATATCTTCGGATGGTCGATCGTCATctggcgatcttcggcaaggcttacTTCGTGCTCTGCTCCCTCGTGGTACTACCCTCGAGCTGCTTGTTGGTTTTGTGGGCAGTGGTAGCCGGTTCCCGGTGGTGGTCGACCTCTGGTGGCTGTCGCCTATGACGATGGAGGTCTGTTGACATGTGTGTTTGTTGGTTCGCGCTCTAGGTGAGACACTGTTCCTGATCCGATTCAGCGTAGTCTTCCTATGAGACGTGCCTGCTATTCGCGATTCTGGTTGTAACTTCCTTGCTAGTTCGTGTCGGTTCAGCATCATGTATCTTATCCCTGTTGAAGGGGTTATTAATTCAATGTCTGGTCTTTTGGTCTTTTGTAAAGATATTAGAACTTAAAAGTTATTAAAGGACGCAAGGCGGTTGGGTTTTCGAGTAGCAACCGGCCAAAATAATCCCGCTCTCACGTTTGCGGTCAACAATGAATATCCGCGCGCGGCTGTATTCACGTTTTGCCGATGGATGGAGCTGGACGCATCCATGGCGCTCATTACTACCTGATTAACGCATCCATCCATCGGAGCGGACGCAAGCATGGTCGCACGCAGCGCAGCGAATGCATGCCGTCTTTATAGCGCGCGGCATGACGAGTCGATCGGCGCGGGCATCCATGGATTGGAGTGCAATTCTCCAGGCGTCCTGCGCGGTTTCGTCATCCGCGACTCGCGACCTCGAGGATTGCAGAACCAGGATACAGGGGGGTAGTTTTTGCAGGCGTAAAATCTGTGGTAGCAAAGGTTCACACACACAACATCACTTAATTTCCAATTCTACTTTATTCTAAGCGCGCGCGGAGGACACATCTAGCAGACAGACGCGCGAGCGGCGACGGACGAACAACTAGCAGCCGATTGATCAACAGGAACAGAAGAAGCGGAGGTCGATCGCCGGTCTGCGGAGCGCTAGCCGGTCAGCAGTCCTTTATGCAGAAGCACTTGCGCACGAGGTAGTGCGTCTTGCACTTGCCGTCGGGGAAGCCCTCCGTCTTGCACACGCTGGCACAGTTGGTCGAGCTCGTGCAATCCCCCTTGAAATTGTGGCTCTGCGACCTGCAGGTCCTCTCCCCCGCCTCCGCCACTGTCGTCGTCCCCAGCTCTGCAAACCCGATAAAAGTCACAGCTTAAATCAAAATTGCTTGTTTGTTGACAGGGCACCAAGATCCGACGAAACAAAGTCACCATGGCGGAACACCGAGAACAAACAAACCTGTggcaaggaggaggagaaggaggagggcggcggacgCTGCCGCGCGGCCAGAAGAAACTGTCATCTCTCTTCAGCCGATCACAAAAGTCCACTTGCTATGTTATGTACTCCTAACTTCTGCTCTGTTGATGGACTTGAAGGATTGGAGCGGGCGGGCGggtgggggtttatataggcggagCCGGCCGGGGTAGTTGGCTAGCGGATGTTTTAAGTGCAGTACTTTCACTCTGACTTGACTAGTAGTTTGTTTGTTTATTCAATAATGTTCTAGAGAGATACAGTACATTAATCGCTACAAAATATGAGGGTCTAAAAGCCACAATGGCCCCTTGGTCAAAAGAAGTAGCGGCCCTGGCTAAGGCATTTCATAATGGGTTTGTTTTAGCACGTTATTGTAGGTGGTAGCGTTTATTAAGATACAAGTAATCTAATGCATTGTTTCTTAATATACTAAATTGAATAATTATGGGATCATGCATGAATGTGATTTGGCTATTAATGTTTTTTTACCTATGATCGTGTGCAAGTATTATATCTCAGACATTTACAATGGATTGGATCTTAGCATGTTATCGTAGACAGTGGTGTTTCTTAATACACAAATACTTCAATACATTATTTCTTAGTGGTGTATCTAAATCTAATAATTTTGGGCTAATGCATTAATGTGATTGGGCTATTAATGTCTTTTACTTATGGACGTGTGCAAGTATTCTatagtagtactccctccatttcaatcAATAATACATCCTCGTTTTATGTGTTTTTCTTTGACCAACAATTACtataaatatataaaaattgttggtataaaattaacatcattagaaagtgttttcaatacaaatccaacgatactaattatttACAATATAATAAAAAAATGGTTGCTCAACTGTTtcggtcaaagttcatcttgaaatAAGCGTGCATCTTATTTATCAAAACGAACATAGTTTGATACACCACCACTCTCTTTTATCATTAAATAGggtgccacataagcaaattaaCTAGGATATCGCGCTAAGAGACCTCCATTGTGGAAAGGCTAAGTTAT
Above is a genomic segment from Lolium rigidum isolate FL_2022 unplaced genomic scaffold, APGP_CSIRO_Lrig_0.1 contig_47123_1, whole genome shotgun sequence containing:
- the LOC124681581 gene encoding defensin Tm-AMP-D1.2-like, which translates into the protein MTVSSGRAAASAALLLLLLLATELGTTTVAEAGERTCRSQSHNFKGDCTSSTNCASVCKTEGFPDGKCKTHYLVRKCFCIKDC